Within Acidaminococcus timonensis, the genomic segment CCGGACCCGTTCCAGGTTATTCCGGATGGCCGGCAGGATGGAGGCATCCGGCGTAAACCCCAGCTGTCCGATGAACCGACAGGCCCGAAACATGCGCAGGGCATCTTCCCGGAACCGCTGGTCCGCATCCCCCACAGTCCGCAGCACCCGGCCGTGAAGGTCCTCCAGCCCGTGGAAACAATCGATGATCCGGCCGTCCTGCCCCAGGGCCAGGGCATTGATGGTAAAATCCCGGCGGGCCAGGTCTTCCTCCAGCGTCTCACAGTACCAGACCGCTGCCGGCCGGTGGGAATCCTCCACCCCGTAGGCTTCGTTCCGATACGCAGCCACTTCCACGCCGTGTCTCTCCACCCGCAGGATGACCACGCCGAAATTCTGGCCCAGCTCGCTGACCACCGGGATGCCGGCTCCTGCCGCCACACGTTTGATTTCCTCCGGGCGTGCATTCGTGACCACATCATAGTCATCGGGCGTCCGTCCCAGTAAAAGATCCCGGACCGCACCACCCACCACATGGGCCTCATAGCCGGCGTCCAGCAGCACGCCCAGTACTCTATTCACATAAGAAGGAATCCGCAGTTCCATGATGGTTCCCCTTTCTCCTCCCGTTCAGTGATCCACTGCCAGCAGCATAAAGACGCCCACTTCCAGGGCCGGATCACTGGCCAGTTTCAGCGTGCAGTGGAACTCCCGTTCCATATCCTTCACACCCTGTTCCCGCAGCCAGCTGTATACCGTGGGATGGACCGTCAGCAGCAGGGTATGGCTCATATTTCCCTCGCTGAAACTGCTGCGCAGCCGACGCCGGATTTCCACATATACGCTTTCCGGAGATTCCACCCGGCCGCTGCCCCCGCACAGGGGGCAGGTGCTGTACAAAATGCTGGACAGGTTCTTCCGGGCCTTCATCCGGGTCATTTCCACCAGATTCAAGTGGGTGATATCGATGACCTTGGGTTTCATCTTATCAGTGGCGAAGGCATGCTTCAATATTTGCAGGATCTCCTCCTGCTCCTCCCGGTTATCCATATCGATGAAATCGGCCACAATGATGCCGCCGATATCCCGCAGCCGAAGCTGCCGGGCGATTTCCCGGGCTGCTTCCCGGTTCGTTACCATGCTGGTGGAATCCCGGTCCGCCGCCGAAGCGAACTTGCCGCTGTTCACATCGATGACGGTCATGGCTTCCGTGTAGTCGAACACCAGATAACCGCCTCCCGGCAGCCATACCACCCGGTCGGAAAGGCTCTCGATATCTTCCTCCAGGTGATAGAAGGAAAACAGGTCTTCCTTCCCCCTGTACCACTTCACCTGGATTTGGGAAAGCCCCATTTCTCCCAGCATCTCCTCCAGCCGCCGACAGGTGTTTTCCTCGTCCACGATGATACGCTGGATCCTGGGAGTCGCGTAATCCCTGATCAGCCGGATGGCCAGGTCCAGTTCCCGGTACAGCAGTTGGGGGCCCCGCCCCACTCTGCTCCGGCGCAGCAGCACGTCCCAGCTGTGGAGCATCTGTTCCAGGTCGGCCCGGATCTCCTCCTCCTCCGCATGGGAAGCCGCCGTACGGATCACCAGTCCCATATTCTCCGGCAGCAGCTTTTCCGCCCATTCCCGCAGCACCTTCCGCTGGGTCTTGCAGGTGATCTTCCGGGACAGACTGATCCGGCTGCCATAGGGTTCCAGCACCACATAACGGCCCGGCAGGGTGATGTCCCGGGTCACGGCCGGTCCCTTGTTGCCCCGGGCGTCCTTTACCACCTGCACCAGGAGCATCTGGCCTTCTGCCAGTTTTTCTCCCTTCCGCAGCGTCAGAAAGCCGTTCTTTCCCACGTTCAGATCGATAAAAGCGGCCTGGATACCGGGAACCACGTTAGACACCCGGCCCCGGTACACATTGCCTACCAGGTTGTCAGAATGGCGCCGTTCCACTGCATATTCCTGGAGCCGGTCATCCTCTACCAGTCCCATACGGGTCTCTTCCGGCCGGACGCTTACATAGATGGTATCCATGGTGCCTCCTCAGACTTCCCCGATCAGGGGTCTTTTGCGGCCAGCCTCGTCCCGGGTGTACAGATCCACCCGGCGGATATCTGCCTGTTCAAAGGACAGGGGCACCTGGAACTGGTCCTGGAGCACCTGAAGAAATTCAGAAGCCTTCATGCTTCCTGTGGGGGTGATCTTGCAGTCGAAGGCCAGTTTCAATTCTCCGTCCCTCCAGTCACTCTCCACAGCAGGGATGAATTCCTTCACGTCGATGGTCTTGGGCTTCCCCTTCCCTTTTTTATGGGTCTTGGTATACGGGACTGTTTCCGCATCCGCGAAGGCTGCCAGCCCGGCTGCAGGATCTTCGCTGCAGGGGACGGTGACTTGGTAGCGGGCCCCCTGGGCCACAGCCATCAGCTTAGGCACCTTGTCGTC encodes:
- a CDS encoding Rne/Rng family ribonuclease yields the protein MDTIYVSVRPEETRMGLVEDDRLQEYAVERRHSDNLVGNVYRGRVSNVVPGIQAAFIDLNVGKNGFLTLRKGEKLAEGQMLLVQVVKDARGNKGPAVTRDITLPGRYVVLEPYGSRISLSRKITCKTQRKVLREWAEKLLPENMGLVIRTAASHAEEEEIRADLEQMLHSWDVLLRRSRVGRGPQLLYRELDLAIRLIRDYATPRIQRIIVDEENTCRRLEEMLGEMGLSQIQVKWYRGKEDLFSFYHLEEDIESLSDRVVWLPGGGYLVFDYTEAMTVIDVNSGKFASAADRDSTSMVTNREAAREIARQLRLRDIGGIIVADFIDMDNREEQEEILQILKHAFATDKMKPKVIDITHLNLVEMTRMKARKNLSSILYSTCPLCGGSGRVESPESVYVEIRRRLRSSFSEGNMSHTLLLTVHPTVYSWLREQGVKDMEREFHCTLKLASDPALEVGVFMLLAVDH
- a CDS encoding TIGR03936 family radical SAM-associated protein, yielding MKLRLQITKEPGIRFISHLEYQRSIEKALRRAGTPVAYSEGFNPHMRFSLASALSVGVTSSCEFVEIRLQEERPLEELVEPIRRALPMGIHIVKADLADDKVPKLMAVAQGARYQVTVPCSEDPAAGLAAFADAETVPYTKTHKKGKGKPKTIDVKEFIPAVESDWRDGELKLAFDCKITPTGSMKASEFLQVLQDQFQVPLSFEQADIRRVDLYTRDEAGRKRPLIGEV